The Azotosporobacter soli genome window below encodes:
- a CDS encoding replication-associated recombination protein A, translated as MDLFSAAPVATGYQPLAERMRPATLNEVVGQRDVVGPGRLLQQMIAKNQVCSLIFHGPPGTGKTTLARIVANNVKGSFEKLNAVTAGVAELKKIAGEAEERLKYYGTRTVVFVDEIHRFSKSQQDVLLPYVEDGRLILIGATTENPYFSINQPLLSRVRLIRLSVVAPAELVELLRRCLAEPKGLGDLKLGCEAEALELIAKLAKGDARFALNLLEQAAYLAENEQGAARVISKELLGRIVGEGVVSYDRKGDSHYDVVSAFIKSIRGSDPQAALHYLARMLHSGEDVQFIIRRLLISAAEDIGNADPNALVVMTAAAQAFQQVGLPEGRIILGQAVSYLATAPKSNAAYLAIGAALTDLKQRDCGEVPPHLRDAHYAGAAKLGHGIAYRYPHDYPGHYVEQQYLPDRLQGVEYYRPTDCGYEREINRLMGERKKST; from the coding sequence ATGGATCTGTTTAGTGCGGCGCCGGTTGCGACCGGCTATCAGCCGTTGGCCGAACGGATGCGGCCAGCAACGTTGAATGAAGTGGTTGGACAGCGCGATGTCGTTGGACCCGGACGACTATTACAGCAAATGATTGCGAAAAATCAAGTCTGTTCGTTGATTTTTCACGGACCGCCGGGGACTGGTAAAACAACGTTGGCGCGCATTGTCGCAAACAACGTCAAAGGAAGCTTTGAAAAATTAAATGCCGTCACCGCCGGCGTCGCCGAGTTGAAAAAAATCGCCGGCGAAGCGGAAGAGCGGCTAAAATATTATGGTACGCGAACGGTCGTATTCGTCGACGAAATCCATCGTTTCAGCAAAAGTCAGCAGGACGTGCTGCTGCCATACGTTGAAGACGGACGTTTGATTTTAATCGGTGCAACAACCGAAAACCCCTATTTTTCAATCAATCAGCCGCTGCTGTCGCGCGTGCGGCTGATTCGTCTGTCCGTCGTTGCGCCAGCCGAGTTGGTGGAACTGCTGCGGCGCTGTTTGGCGGAACCTAAGGGGCTTGGCGATTTGAAACTGGGCTGCGAAGCGGAGGCGCTAGAGCTGATTGCCAAGCTGGCCAAAGGCGATGCGCGTTTTGCGCTGAACCTGTTGGAGCAGGCGGCGTATCTGGCGGAAAACGAGCAGGGAGCGGCGCGGGTCATCAGCAAAGAACTGCTGGGCCGCATTGTCGGCGAAGGCGTTGTCAGTTATGACCGCAAAGGCGACAGTCATTACGACGTCGTTTCAGCATTCATCAAAAGCATCCGCGGCTCCGATCCGCAGGCGGCGCTACATTATCTGGCGCGCATGCTGCATTCCGGCGAGGATGTGCAATTCATCATTCGCCGCTTGTTGATCAGCGCGGCCGAAGACATCGGCAACGCCGATCCCAACGCGCTGGTGGTGATGACTGCCGCCGCGCAGGCATTTCAACAGGTCGGCTTGCCGGAAGGACGAATTATTTTAGGTCAGGCGGTGTCGTACTTAGCGACTGCGCCAAAAAGCAACGCAGCCTATCTGGCGATCGGCGCCGCGCTCACGGATTTGAAACAGCGCGATTGCGGCGAGGTGCCGCCGCATTTGCGCGATGCGCATTATGCTGGTGCGGCGAAGCTGGGGCATGGAATCGCCTATCGCTATCCGCATGATTATCCCGGTCATTATGTCGAGCAGCAATATTTGCCGGACCGCCTGCAAGGCGTGGAATATTACCGGCCGACGGACTGCGGCTACGAGCGGGAAATCAACCGGCTGATGGGCGAACGAAAAAAATCGACCTAA
- a CDS encoding IreB family regulatory phosphoprotein, translated as MPNVTQDTMMFRVENEENNAATVIHTVYEALKTKGYNPINQIVGYLLSGDPTYITSFNNARGLIRKLERDELLEELVRSYLKDK; from the coding sequence GTGCCGAACGTAACGCAAGACACGATGATGTTCCGGGTTGAAAACGAAGAAAACAATGCCGCAACCGTTATCCACACGGTCTATGAGGCGCTTAAAACGAAGGGCTACAACCCTATCAATCAGATCGTAGGCTATTTGCTGTCTGGCGATCCGACCTATATTACCAGCTTTAACAATGCACGCGGGCTAATCCGCAAATTGGAACGTGATGAACTTTTAGAAGAATTGGTGCGTTCCTATCTGAAAGATAAATAA
- the alaS gene encoding alanine--tRNA ligase, translated as MRLLTLTGNELRKKFLDFFAGKEHLVLPSYPLVPENDPTLLLIGAGMAPFKAFFTGKVNPPKTRISTCQKCVRTGDIENVGRTARHHTFFEMLGNFSFGDYFKREAIFWGWEFLTKELEMSPERLWITIHTEDDEAFDIWHKEVGIPAERIIRMADNFWEIGPGPCGPCSELYYDLGEERGCGSPDCAVGCDCDRYLEIWNLVFTQYDRDEDGNYTPLVKKNIDTGAGLERIASVLQNKPSNFETDLLFPIIEHICQVGSLQYGVNLKTDVSLKVIADHARSMAVMIGDGILPSNEGRGYVLRRILRRAVRHGRLLGISNIFLADTLDVVLKIFAEAFPELVEKRSYIQQVIRQEEERFQATLAQGLELLNREVDELKEAGKTVLEGKTAFKLYDTFGFPWELTLEILEEQQLAMDKEGFDAAMREQRERARAARGEAEIQVAIPDLSSLALSECSYEETATRGSILAMWKDGALCNAATDGDEIAIILDKTSFYAEGGGQVGDIGQLLAEIGRLEVIQTKKLPDGSSYHIAKVEEGSVKLGETVTLRPNLARKAATARNHTATHLLHAALKKVLGSHVNQAGSLVGPERLRFDFSHFSAITADELRAIENAVNAEILAATPTGILETTQSAAKEMGAMALFGEKYGETVRVVVIGDVSKELCGGTHVKNTAEIGNFKIVAESSVGSGLRRIEAFTGFGTLQYMQGQEDLLEQAAQLLKTRPSELNAKISALFEKNRELEQQIKQLEQKLAKGEVDELLQKSRTLQGLPVVLGQVAATDADHLRDIADLLKAKMGEGFLLLAAVIDDKVNFVAMATPSAIAKGAHAGKVIKEAAKAAGGGGGGKPEMAQAGGKDPSQISASLAAAWTTLEICLRD; from the coding sequence ATGAGGTTGCTTACATTGACAGGAAATGAGCTGCGCAAAAAATTCCTCGATTTTTTTGCCGGCAAAGAACATTTGGTTCTGCCTAGTTATCCGTTAGTGCCGGAAAATGATCCGACACTGTTGTTGATTGGCGCTGGCATGGCGCCGTTTAAAGCTTTTTTCACCGGCAAAGTGAATCCGCCGAAGACGCGGATCAGCACGTGTCAAAAATGCGTGCGCACCGGCGATATTGAAAACGTCGGCCGCACCGCGCGCCACCATACCTTTTTTGAAATGCTCGGCAATTTTTCCTTTGGCGACTATTTCAAGCGCGAAGCGATTTTTTGGGGCTGGGAGTTTTTGACGAAGGAACTGGAAATGTCACCGGAACGATTGTGGATTACAATTCATACCGAAGATGATGAGGCATTTGATATTTGGCACAAAGAAGTTGGCATCCCGGCGGAGCGCATCATTCGCATGGCCGACAACTTCTGGGAAATTGGCCCCGGTCCTTGTGGTCCCTGTTCTGAGCTGTATTATGACCTTGGTGAGGAACGCGGCTGCGGCAGCCCGGATTGTGCGGTCGGCTGCGATTGCGATCGCTATTTGGAAATTTGGAATCTTGTTTTCACGCAGTATGACCGCGATGAAGACGGCAATTATACGCCGCTGGTCAAGAAGAACATCGATACCGGCGCCGGTTTGGAACGAATTGCGTCGGTGTTGCAAAACAAACCGTCCAACTTTGAGACGGATCTGCTGTTTCCGATCATTGAACATATTTGCCAGGTCGGTTCGCTGCAGTACGGCGTCAACCTGAAAACCGACGTTTCGCTGAAAGTGATTGCCGACCATGCTCGCAGCATGGCGGTCATGATCGGTGACGGCATTCTGCCGTCCAACGAAGGCCGCGGCTATGTGCTGCGCCGCATTTTGCGCCGCGCGGTTCGCCACGGACGCCTGCTTGGCATCAGCAATATTTTCCTGGCCGATACGCTGGATGTCGTGCTGAAAATTTTTGCCGAAGCATTCCCGGAGCTGGTTGAAAAGCGTTCGTATATCCAACAGGTCATTCGCCAAGAAGAAGAACGTTTCCAGGCGACGCTGGCGCAAGGCTTGGAACTGTTGAACCGTGAAGTCGACGAATTGAAAGAGGCAGGCAAAACCGTCCTCGAAGGCAAGACGGCGTTCAAGCTGTATGATACGTTCGGTTTCCCCTGGGAATTGACGTTGGAAATTCTCGAAGAACAGCAATTGGCGATGGATAAAGAAGGCTTTGACGCTGCGATGCGCGAACAGCGCGAACGCGCGCGCGCCGCACGCGGCGAAGCAGAAATCCAGGTTGCGATTCCCGATCTCAGCTCGCTTGCGCTCAGCGAATGCAGCTATGAGGAAACAGCGACGCGCGGCAGCATTTTGGCGATGTGGAAAGACGGCGCATTGTGCAATGCGGCGACTGACGGCGATGAAATCGCGATTATTCTCGATAAAACCAGCTTCTATGCCGAAGGCGGTGGGCAGGTCGGTGATATCGGCCAATTGCTTGCGGAAATAGGCCGGCTTGAAGTCATTCAGACCAAGAAACTGCCGGACGGCAGCAGCTACCATATTGCAAAAGTCGAAGAAGGCAGCGTAAAGCTTGGCGAAACCGTAACGTTGCGCCCGAACCTGGCGCGCAAAGCGGCAACCGCACGCAATCACACCGCAACGCATCTGCTTCATGCCGCGTTGAAAAAAGTACTGGGCAGCCATGTAAATCAGGCGGGTTCGCTGGTTGGACCGGAGCGCCTCCGTTTTGACTTCTCGCATTTTTCCGCGATTACAGCGGACGAGCTACGGGCAATTGAAAATGCGGTCAATGCTGAAATTTTGGCCGCGACGCCAACCGGAATCCTGGAAACGACGCAAAGTGCGGCAAAAGAAATGGGCGCGATGGCGCTGTTTGGCGAAAAATATGGCGAAACGGTGCGTGTTGTGGTGATTGGCGATGTCAGCAAAGAGTTGTGCGGCGGCACGCATGTGAAAAACACCGCAGAAATCGGCAACTTTAAAATTGTCGCCGAATCGAGCGTCGGCTCGGGCTTGCGCCGAATTGAAGCGTTTACCGGATTCGGTACGCTGCAATACATGCAAGGGCAGGAAGATCTGCTGGAGCAGGCGGCGCAACTTTTAAAAACGCGGCCGAGTGAATTGAACGCCAAAATCAGCGCGCTGTTTGAAAAAAATCGTGAACTGGAACAACAAATCAAGCAGCTCGAGCAAAAACTGGCCAAAGGCGAAGTCGACGAATTGTTGCAAAAAAGCCGGACACTGCAAGGTTTGCCGGTCGTTCTCGGCCAAGTGGCGGCGACCGATGCCGATCATCTGCGCGATATTGCGGATTTGTTGAAAGCCAAGATGGGGGAAGGATTCCTGCTATTGGCGGCAGTGATTGATGATAAAGTGAACTTTGTTGCAATGGCTACGCCGTCTGCAATAGCAAAAGGCGCACATGCCGGCAAAGTAATCAAGGAAGCTGCTAAAGCTGCTGGCGGCGGCGGCGGCGGCAAGCCGGAAATGGCGCAAGCTGGCGGTAAGGACCCCTCACAAATTTCAGCAAGCCTTGCGGCAGCTTGGACAACTCTTGAAATATGCCTGCGTGACTAA
- the nifS gene encoding cysteine desulfurase NifS → MRRVYFDHSATTPVDSEVLETMLPYLKQDFGNASSIHWFGRESRKAVETAREQLAALLGAEAKEVFFTSGGTESDNLAIKGVALANRKKGNHIITTAIEHHAVLHACEYLEKNGFEVTYLPVDENAMVSVEAVRNAITDKTTLISIMFANNEVGTIQPIKEIGALAREKGIYFHTDAVQAVGNCPIDVKELNIDLLSLSGHKIYGPKGIGALYVRKGVRLEAVQHGGAQERGIRPGTENVPAIVGLGKAAELAKRDLEKRSAHLTGLRNQLFEGLKNRIPDIKVNGHPELRLPGNVNFSVLYVEGESLLLNLDIKGIAASSGSACTSGSLDPSHVLLAMGLTHEVAHGSLRLSLGKDNTANDVAYCLEVLPEIVERLRAMSPLNAFSKPSENNPCNSCHHH, encoded by the coding sequence ATGCGCAGAGTATATTTTGACCATTCGGCAACCACTCCAGTGGATTCGGAAGTATTGGAAACAATGCTGCCCTATTTGAAACAGGATTTCGGCAATGCGTCGAGCATCCATTGGTTCGGACGCGAAAGTCGCAAAGCGGTGGAAACGGCGCGCGAACAACTGGCGGCGCTGCTTGGCGCTGAAGCGAAGGAAGTTTTCTTCACCAGCGGCGGAACCGAATCCGATAATTTGGCGATTAAAGGCGTTGCACTGGCCAATCGCAAAAAAGGCAATCATATTATTACAACGGCGATCGAGCATCATGCGGTGCTGCACGCCTGTGAATATTTAGAGAAAAATGGTTTTGAAGTCACCTATCTGCCGGTTGACGAAAATGCGATGGTTAGCGTGGAGGCGGTGCGCAATGCGATTACCGATAAAACGACGCTGATCAGCATCATGTTTGCGAACAATGAAGTCGGCACGATTCAACCGATCAAGGAAATCGGCGCGCTGGCTCGCGAAAAGGGCATTTATTTCCATACAGACGCAGTGCAGGCCGTCGGCAATTGCCCGATCGACGTAAAAGAATTGAACATTGACCTGCTGAGCTTGTCCGGCCATAAAATTTATGGACCGAAAGGCATCGGCGCGTTGTATGTCCGCAAAGGCGTACGACTGGAGGCGGTGCAGCACGGCGGCGCACAAGAACGCGGCATTCGTCCGGGGACCGAGAATGTTCCGGCGATTGTCGGTCTTGGCAAAGCGGCTGAACTGGCCAAGCGCGACTTGGAAAAACGCAGCGCGCACTTGACCGGATTGCGCAACCAATTGTTTGAAGGTCTGAAAAACCGGATTCCAGACATCAAGGTCAACGGTCATCCGGAACTGAGGTTGCCGGGTAATGTCAATTTCAGCGTATTGTATGTCGAAGGCGAGTCGCTGCTATTGAATCTCGATATCAAAGGAATTGCCGCCTCGAGCGGTTCGGCCTGCACGTCCGGTTCTCTGGATCCGTCGCACGTATTGCTGGCAATGGGGCTGACGCACGAAGTGGCGCACGGTTCGCTGCGCTTGTCGCTCGGCAAGGACAACACCGCCAATGACGTAGCCTACTGCCTGGAAGTGCTGCCGGAAATCGTCGAACGCCTGCGCGCAATGTCGCCGCTGAACGCATTCAGCAAGCCGTCAGAAAATAATCCCTGCAATAGTTGCCACCATCATTAA
- the nifU gene encoding Fe-S cluster assembly scaffold protein NifU produces the protein MYTDKVMDHFTNPRNVGEIAGANGVGEVGNAKCGDIMRIYLDVEDGIIKDVKFKTFGCGAAIATSSMVTELVKGKTLDEALAISNQAVAEALGGLPPAKMHCSNLAADALHEAIKDYKSKAGK, from the coding sequence ATGTATACGGATAAAGTAATGGATCATTTCACAAACCCGCGCAATGTCGGCGAAATTGCCGGTGCGAACGGTGTCGGCGAAGTCGGCAATGCCAAATGCGGCGATATCATGCGGATTTATCTAGATGTCGAAGACGGCATTATTAAGGATGTCAAGTTCAAAACGTTCGGCTGCGGCGCGGCGATTGCCACCAGCAGCATGGTAACCGAACTGGTCAAAGGCAAGACGCTGGACGAAGCGCTGGCCATCTCCAATCAAGCGGTCGCCGAAGCACTTGGCGGTCTCCCGCCGGCCAAGATGCACTGTTCGAATCTGGCTGCAGATGCGTTGCATGAAGCGATTAAAGATTACAAGAGCAAAGCGGGAAAATAA
- a CDS encoding Rrf2 family transcriptional regulator has product MKISTKGRYGVAAMYDLAMHSEQGPVSLKSVAQRQMISEHYLEQLMSTLRKAGYVKSVRGAQGGYLLTKDPANISVGDIIRVMEGPIALVDCLLPNPEDKDCCERAGICVTRGVWAKVCDSISNVLDSITLADLCREEKH; this is encoded by the coding sequence GTGAAGATATCAACCAAAGGCCGGTATGGCGTTGCGGCAATGTATGATTTAGCGATGCATTCCGAACAAGGGCCGGTTTCACTAAAAAGCGTCGCGCAGCGGCAAATGATTTCTGAGCATTACCTGGAGCAGTTGATGAGCACGCTGCGCAAAGCAGGGTACGTCAAAAGCGTTCGGGGCGCCCAGGGCGGCTATCTTCTCACGAAAGATCCGGCCAATATTTCGGTAGGCGATATTATTCGCGTCATGGAAGGACCGATTGCGCTCGTGGATTGCCTGCTTCCCAATCCGGAAGATAAGGACTGCTGCGAACGGGCTGGAATTTGCGTGACCAGAGGTGTTTGGGCAAAAGTATGCGACAGCATCAGCAACGTGCTTGATTCAATCACGCTGGCTGACTTATGCCGCGAAGAAAAGCATTGA
- the hisS gene encoding histidine--tRNA ligase, with translation MLTQGPRGTKDVLPDTSCQWQYVEKKVRATCDIFAYQEIRTPIFEHTELFLRGIGETTDIVEKEMYTFQDRGERSITLRPENTAAVVRSFLENKLYGQATQPVKLFYVGPMFRYDKPQAGRFRQFHQFGAEAIGTQQPTIDAEIITLAVRFLQDLGLTELKLQLNSVGCPKCRPAYRDTLKAFFANKLTNLCSDCQSRYERNPLRILDCKNTACQAASAGVPEINTCLCSECDDHFATLQRLLGAADIDFTINPRLVRGLDYYTKTAFEIQYAPLGAQSAVCGGGRYDGLIEECGGPATPAIGFAIGIERVLLALEKQNLLPELTKASTVFIAPLGEAAQLMAFKLLFEIRRQNIAADMDFMGRSIKAQLKQANRQQARFVAIIGDDEAASGNVMLKDMAAGTQELISASEVANTILKQMGEL, from the coding sequence ATGCTTACTCAAGGACCACGCGGCACGAAGGATGTGCTGCCTGATACGAGTTGCCAATGGCAGTATGTAGAAAAAAAAGTACGTGCGACATGCGATATCTTTGCTTATCAGGAAATACGGACTCCAATTTTTGAACACACGGAACTGTTTTTGCGCGGCATTGGCGAGACAACCGATATCGTAGAAAAGGAAATGTATACGTTTCAAGACAGGGGCGAGCGAAGCATTACATTGCGACCCGAAAATACCGCCGCTGTTGTCCGCTCTTTTCTGGAAAATAAATTGTACGGCCAAGCAACTCAACCGGTAAAACTATTTTATGTCGGACCAATGTTCCGTTATGACAAACCGCAAGCCGGACGATTTAGGCAGTTCCATCAATTTGGAGCCGAAGCAATAGGCACTCAACAACCAACGATTGACGCAGAAATCATTACATTGGCAGTCCGCTTTTTGCAGGATCTTGGCCTGACCGAACTCAAATTGCAACTGAATTCAGTTGGCTGTCCGAAATGCCGGCCTGCATATCGTGATACTTTAAAAGCATTTTTTGCCAATAAACTTACCAATTTGTGCAGTGATTGTCAATCTCGTTATGAACGCAATCCCTTGCGTATTCTCGATTGCAAGAATACAGCCTGTCAGGCAGCTTCCGCAGGTGTCCCTGAAATTAACACTTGTCTGTGCAGTGAATGCGATGATCATTTTGCAACATTACAGCGTCTGCTTGGCGCTGCTGACATTGATTTTACGATTAACCCCAGGTTGGTTCGCGGTTTGGACTACTACACAAAGACTGCATTCGAAATACAGTATGCACCACTCGGGGCACAGAGCGCTGTCTGCGGCGGAGGTCGCTATGACGGGTTAATTGAAGAGTGTGGTGGTCCCGCAACTCCTGCAATCGGTTTTGCGATTGGCATTGAACGTGTCTTGTTAGCATTGGAAAAACAGAATTTACTGCCGGAACTTACCAAGGCCTCGACCGTGTTTATCGCACCATTGGGTGAGGCGGCACAACTAATGGCATTCAAACTGTTGTTTGAGATTCGCAGACAAAATATTGCTGCCGATATGGATTTTATGGGACGCAGCATAAAAGCCCAGTTAAAACAAGCAAATCGTCAGCAAGCTCGTTTTGTCGCGATCATTGGCGATGATGAAGCTGCCAGCGGCAACGTGATGTTAAAGGATATGGCTGCGGGTACGCAAGAATTGATAAGTGCTTCAGAAGTTGCAAATACAATACTAAAGCAGATGGGGGAACTATAA
- the aspS gene encoding aspartate--tRNA ligase: METMAGMKRSHSCADLTQQEVGKEVVLCGWAARRRDHGGLIFVDLRDRSGIVQVVFSPDVAAEAFSKAEGVRSEYVLAVKGVVRQREAGTINENMATGQIEVSGVELRILNAAKTPPFYIQDNIDVDETLRLKYRYLDLRRPEMQGNFILRHKVTKAMRDFFDRNGFLEIETPMLAKSTPEGARDYLVPSRVNPGKFYALPQSPQTFKQLLMVAGMEKYFQIVRCFRDEDLRADRQPEFTQLDIEMSFIDREEILTMMEEMVAFLFKQAMDVTIDSKIPRMSYEDAINRYGSDKPDIRFGMELVDLTPALEGCEFKVFQSVLASGGQVKAINVKGYSHAPRRELDGLVDYVATYGAKGLAWICYNEDGVKSPITKFLSDEIQEKIAAAAQVETGDLLLIVADQPNIVANSLGQLRLEMGRRLNLIDPDKLAFLWVIDFPMFEYDAEDKRWVAMHHMFTSPRDEDIHYLAGEDLGQIKAKAYDMVLNGTELGGGSIRIYSRDLQQKIFDAMGFTPEEATSKFGFLLDAFEYGAPPHGGIAFGLDRLIMLMAKRNSIRDVIAFPKTQSATDLMTQAPSEVDERQLKELHIRAAALAKKS; the protein is encoded by the coding sequence ATGGAAACCATGGCAGGCATGAAAAGAAGTCACTCTTGCGCTGATTTGACGCAGCAAGAAGTAGGCAAAGAAGTAGTCTTATGCGGTTGGGCTGCCCGCAGACGCGATCACGGTGGATTGATCTTCGTTGATTTACGTGACCGTTCTGGAATCGTACAGGTCGTATTCTCACCGGATGTTGCTGCAGAAGCGTTCAGTAAAGCGGAAGGTGTGCGCTCTGAATATGTCTTGGCTGTCAAAGGCGTTGTCCGCCAGCGTGAAGCTGGGACTATCAATGAAAACATGGCTACCGGCCAGATTGAAGTATCGGGAGTTGAACTGCGCATCTTGAATGCAGCGAAGACACCGCCATTTTATATTCAAGACAATATCGATGTTGATGAAACACTTCGCTTAAAATACCGTTATCTTGATTTGCGTCGTCCTGAAATGCAAGGGAATTTTATTTTGCGTCACAAGGTTACTAAAGCGATGCGGGACTTTTTTGATCGCAACGGCTTTTTGGAAATTGAAACGCCAATGTTAGCTAAAAGTACTCCAGAAGGTGCGCGTGACTACCTTGTTCCCAGTCGCGTTAATCCAGGGAAATTCTATGCGTTGCCGCAATCGCCGCAAACATTCAAACAATTGCTTATGGTGGCTGGTATGGAGAAATATTTTCAAATCGTTCGCTGTTTCCGTGATGAGGATTTACGGGCAGATCGTCAGCCGGAATTCACGCAACTGGATATTGAAATGTCATTTATAGACCGTGAAGAAATTCTTACAATGATGGAAGAAATGGTGGCATTTCTCTTTAAGCAGGCAATGGACGTTACCATTGACAGCAAAATCCCTCGGATGAGTTATGAAGATGCGATCAATCGCTATGGTTCGGATAAACCGGACATTCGCTTTGGCATGGAATTAGTCGATTTAACACCCGCGCTCGAAGGCTGCGAATTCAAAGTTTTCCAAAGTGTTCTCGCATCCGGCGGTCAAGTAAAAGCAATCAACGTTAAAGGTTATTCCCATGCGCCACGCCGTGAGTTGGACGGCTTAGTGGACTACGTCGCAACCTATGGCGCAAAGGGTTTAGCCTGGATCTGCTACAATGAAGATGGCGTAAAATCGCCGATCACCAAATTTTTGTCAGATGAAATTCAAGAAAAGATTGCTGCTGCAGCGCAAGTGGAAACGGGAGATCTACTCTTGATTGTCGCGGATCAGCCGAACATAGTTGCCAATTCGCTCGGACAGCTGCGCCTTGAAATGGGACGTCGCTTAAATCTGATTGATCCAGATAAGTTAGCTTTCTTGTGGGTCATCGACTTCCCTATGTTTGAATATGATGCGGAAGACAAACGTTGGGTTGCCATGCATCATATGTTTACTTCGCCGCGTGATGAAGATATCCATTATCTCGCTGGAGAAGATCTCGGACAAATCAAAGCCAAAGCGTATGACATGGTGTTGAATGGCACAGAACTCGGCGGCGGCAGCATTCGGATTTACAGCCGTGATTTGCAGCAGAAGATTTTCGATGCAATGGGCTTTACGCCGGAAGAAGCGACGAGCAAATTCGGCTTCCTGCTTGATGCATTCGAATACGGTGCGCCGCCGCATGGTGGAATCGCGTTCGGCCTTGACCGTTTGATCATGCTGATGGCCAAGCGCAATTCGATTCGCGATGTCATCGCGTTCCCGAAAACGCAAAGCGCAACGGATCTGATGACGCAGGCGCCGTCGGAAGTTGACGAGCGTCAGCTGAAAGAGTTGCATATCCGCGCTGCGGCGCTCGCCAAGAAGTCCTAA
- the mnmA gene encoding tRNA 2-thiouridine(34) synthase MnmA: protein MMTSNKPRVVVGMSGGVDSSLTAALLLEQGYDVIGITMQIWEQGNDDDEKGCCSLAAVGDARRVADKLGIPFYVVNFRELFEKKVVDYFVAEYGRGLTPNPCIACNRFIKFEALLQKAIGLGAQYVATGHYARIERDEQSSLFTLKKGVDPRKDQSYALYHLTQQTLSHFLMPLGTFTKTETRAMAAKIGLAVANKPESQEICFVPDDDYKAFLQERSPQSLRPGDIVDVDGTVLGRHHGLPLYTVGQRKGLGLAAGKPLYVVRLEPETNRVIVGGNEDVFGSALIANDLTWTGAPITQVTKAAAKIRYNSQESPALLTPLDDGCMRVAFDVPQRAITPGQAVVFYDGEFVLGGGTIVRPD, encoded by the coding sequence ATGATGACGAGCAACAAACCACGTGTTGTTGTTGGCATGAGCGGCGGGGTGGACAGTTCTTTAACTGCCGCCCTTTTGCTTGAGCAGGGCTACGACGTAATCGGAATCACAATGCAAATTTGGGAACAGGGCAACGATGATGACGAAAAAGGCTGCTGTTCACTGGCTGCGGTGGGAGATGCGCGCCGTGTGGCGGATAAGCTGGGCATTCCGTTCTATGTCGTCAATTTCCGCGAGCTGTTCGAGAAAAAAGTCGTCGACTATTTTGTTGCCGAATACGGGCGCGGCTTGACGCCGAACCCCTGCATCGCCTGCAATCGCTTCATTAAATTCGAAGCGCTGCTGCAAAAGGCGATCGGCCTCGGCGCGCAGTATGTCGCAACCGGTCATTATGCTCGGATTGAACGCGACGAACAAAGCAGTCTGTTCACGCTGAAAAAGGGCGTTGATCCGCGCAAGGATCAGTCCTATGCGTTGTATCATTTGACGCAGCAAACCTTAAGCCATTTTTTGATGCCGCTCGGCACGTTTACGAAAACCGAAACGCGGGCGATGGCGGCGAAAATCGGTCTGGCAGTGGCCAACAAGCCGGAAAGCCAAGAAATTTGCTTTGTGCCGGATGATGATTATAAGGCTTTTTTACAAGAACGCTCGCCGCAAAGTCTGCGGCCGGGCGACATTGTCGATGTGGACGGAACCGTGCTCGGACGCCATCACGGCTTGCCGTTGTATACGGTCGGTCAGCGCAAAGGTCTCGGCTTGGCGGCCGGAAAACCGCTCTATGTCGTGCGGCTCGAGCCGGAAACGAATCGCGTGATTGTCGGCGGCAACGAAGATGTATTCGGCAGTGCGCTTATCGCTAACGACTTGACGTGGACCGGTGCGCCGATCACACAAGTTACGAAGGCGGCGGCTAAGATTCGTTACAACAGCCAGGAAAGTCCGGCGCTGCTCACGCCGCTCGACGACGGATGCATGCGGGTTGCGTTTGATGTGCCGCAGCGCGCAATTACGCCGGGCCAGGCCGTCGTCTTTTATGACGGCGAATTCGTCTTGGGCGGCGGGACGATTGTCCGACCGGACTGA